One window from the genome of Magnolia sinica isolate HGM2019 chromosome 4, MsV1, whole genome shotgun sequence encodes:
- the LOC131242942 gene encoding proteasome subunit beta type-7-A-like, which yields MAKSVIDVPPKGGFSFDLCRRNEMLSEKGVKPPSFRKTGTTIVGLVFQDGVILGADTRATEGPIVCDKNCEKIHYMAPNIYCCGAGTAADTEAVTDMVSSQLQLHRYATGRESRVITALTLLKSHLFSYQGYVSAALVLGGVDFTGPHLHTIYPHGSTDTLPFATMGSGSLAAMAIFESKYREGLTRDEGIKLVSEAICSGIFNDLGSGSNVDVCVITKGCTEYLRNHKLPNPRTYVSSRGYSFTKGQTEVLSTKITPLKKNKVEVVEGDAMEE from the exons ATGGCTAAAAGTGTAATAGATGTTCCTCCAAAGGGTGGGTTTAGTTTCGATTTATGTAGAAGAAATGAAATGCTTTCGGAGAAAGGTGTTAAACCTCCATCATTCCGAAAAACTGGAACCACCATTGTTGGTTTAGTTTTCCAG GATGGCGTAATTCTTGGCGCCGACACTAGGGCAACAGAGGGACCAATCGTTTGTGATAAGAACTGTGAAAAAATTCATTACATGGCTCCAAACATTTACTGTTGTGGTGCAGGAACTGCTGCTGATACAGAGGCCGTAACAG ATATGGTAAGCTCTCAGCTTCAGCTACACCGCTATGCAACCGGCCGTGAATCAAGGGTCATTACTGCTCTTACCCTTTTGAAATCTCATCTTTTTAG TTACCAAGGTTATGTTAGTGCTGCTTTAGTCCTTGGCGGTGTTGATTTTACTGGACCGCATTTGCACACT ATCTACCCTCACGGTTCAACTGACACTCTGCCATTTGCAACCATGGGTTCTGGTTCTCTTGCTGCGATGGCCATCTTTGAGTCAAAATACAGAGAGGGCTTGACT AGAGACGAAGGAATAAAGCTTGTGTCTGAGGCGATTTGCTCTGGAATTTTCAATGACTTGGGGAGTGGTAGCAATGTTGACGTCTGCGTAATAACCAAG GGCTGCACCGAGTACTTGAGAAATCACAAGTTGCCAAATCCTCGGACCTATGTCAGTTCAAGGGGCTATTCCTTTACTAAGGGACAGACTG